The DNA segment CAAGAAAGTAAAAATAAAGAAAGTAAACTATCAAGTCTAATAGATCAGATGCTTAGTTTACTACCACACGGGAAAGTATCAAAACAAATAGAGTACAAAGCAGAAGAATATGGAATAAAAGTAATTTTAGTAGATGAGAGCTATACTTCAGGTGTGGACAGTCTAAAAAATCAGACTGTTAGCAAAAAAAACTACACACCTGAAGCAAGGAAGTTTAGAGGGTTGTTTAAGTCAGTTAAAGGGTTTGTAAACGCAGATGTAAATGGAGCGAGAAACATACTCAAAAAGTTTAAAAAGAGTTTCCACGATTACATTACAGGTTTAAAACGAACTGTAAGAATAAGAGTATTTGGAAAGTTAAAACAAATCTCTGATTTGAGCGACCAAAAGGGAGCAAGTAGCCCTAAGTCTATCCAAGTATATGGACAGATAGGGGTAGCAAGGTGTGGTGACCACCTGTCAGGGATAAGGCTATCTCAAGATAGCAATATTTGCCAACGGCAAAGTGGTGAGCCGAAGGCGAACAGCCTCCCTGAGAAGCCACTGACAAATTTTCAATTTGAGCGACCTTTAGGGAGCAATTTAGTCGGTGCGTAGTTCACATTTATCCTAATTTACTTTCCGAATTCTATAAGTTCTCAAAGCTTCTTTAGTGGTTGAAGACGGTATATATGGAATTCCATATATACTTTATATCCCATATAATTCATACAGAATCCGAATATAAATAAAAATTTGTTTTGACAAGTAGTTTAGTTATTTAGCAGATATATTAAAAAATGCAGGATAAAACTATTATTAATGATTTTAATCCTTATCAAAACAGGTTTTGTAGGAATTTTACTATTTTTTTTCTAAGTAATCGCTTAATAAATCTACTGGATAACAAAAATAATACTTCGGCTCAAAATTTTTTAATAGTTGATAGGCTTTTGGAATTGAGTAAATCAAATCTGTTGCCTTTAAACTTTCTGTATCTGTTTGCTGAGCAGCGAGATCTCCGGCAAGCCCATGCAGATAAACTCCTGTTTTAATCCCTTCTTCAACACCTATTCTATATATGAGCGTTCCCAATATTCCTGATAAAACATCTCCTGTTCCGGCTGTAGCCATTCCTTCATTTCCTCTTATTGAGTAATAAATTTTACCTTCAGGGGTTGCTATCACAGTCCTTGAGCCTTTTAAAACTGTGAAAACTCCAGTCTCTTCTGAAAATTCCTTTGCAACATCTTCCATATTATTAATGATTTCTCCTGTATTTAAACCTGTAAGTCTTGCCATTTCTCCTATATGGGGAGTCAGAACTGTTGGATATTTTCTTTTTTTGAGTATGTTTTTGTAGTTATCTATTACTGATAAATTGTTCAGACCGTCAGCATCTATAACAACAGGAATCTTTGCTTTAAGAACTTCTGTTATGATTCCAGTTGTGTATTCGTTTACAGACATTCCCATTCCGATTGATATAGAGGTAAATTTGCCATTTTTTATTATATTTTTTATCTGTTTTGGTGCTTTTTTCCCGAATAAACCATCTTCGCTATCTACTGGGATTGTCATCTCTTCTACAAGCGAGTTTTCAAAAATAGGGTCAAGCTCTTCAGGAACAACGGCTGTTACAAGTCCAGATCCTGCAGCTGTTGCAGATTTTGATGCCATAATTGGAGCACCTGTTTTTCCTACTGAACCTCCAATAACCAATAAATGTCCGTAGGTATACTTATGGCTGTTTTTTCTCCTTTCAGGAAGAACAATCTCTGAAGGTTCAAGTAGGTATCTTTTTACGGCTTTTGTATACTGCCTGTCTATAGATATATCGACAACATAAACTTCTCCACAGTATTCACAGGCAGGATATAGAATGTGGGCAAGTTTTGGGTATGCGAAGGTTACAGTCAAATCTGCTTTTATATGGGTTCCTTCTATTTTTCCTGTGTCTGTTGAGAGCCCTGACGGAATATCAACGGCAATAACTTTTTTGGCAAAGCTATTTATAAGCTCAATTGCTTTTTCTCTGTATCCTTTTACAGGAGTTTTAAATCCTGTTCCGAAAATTGCGTCGATTACAAGGTCTGCATCTTTTATGTCGTGCCTGAGTTTAATCAGCTTGTCTTCTTTACCTAAGAGTTTAATCTCTCCGCCGAATGTCTCAAATATTTCAAGGTTTTTTCTGTTGTCTTCAGAAAGTTTTTTTGTGCTGTCAGACAGTATGTAAACTTTTACATCTTTGTTTGCAAGGAGTAAGTATCTCGCTATTACCAGACCATCCCCTCCGTTGTTCCCGCTTCCTGCTACAACAACAGCCGATTGAAAATCTAATTTTTCGAGTATTATCTGGGCAGCAGTCCTGCCGGCATTTTCCATAAGAACGAGGGAAGGAATACCAGTGAGCTTTATACTGTTTTCATCGCAGAAAGCCATTTCTCTGGCTTTTAAGATCTTCATTCTGACACCTGTGTTTCAACAAAATCTTTTAGCTGGTATACAGCATCAAGTATATCTCCATACATATCAATATCATAGCAGATAGAAGCACCACATCCATCGGAGATAGAAATCTCTTCTATCTCTAAAATTCGGGAGATCCATTCGGGAAATTTTATTGTTGTTTTTTCTTTTATTAGATCAATAAGGTCAGCTATGCTCTCAATTCCTTCTGTGTTTAATTTATACTCTGAAGCGATGGCTTTTAGCATTAAGGTAACAGCATTTTGAAGATGGTAAAAAACAAGGCCGTCATCACAAAAATCTACCTCTAAAAGCTCTTCAACCTGTTCTAACTCTTCCCTTGCTTTGTCTAAAAGTTCACTCATACCTCAAACCTCAGATTCGCAAGGTTTTTTAGTGTACTGTCAAATGGGTAGTATCCTAATATTCTCAGTATAAGGGTATAAGTACCTTCTTCTCCTAATATATTAAATATATCCTGTTGTGAAGCTTTTACAGTGTAAAGGTCTGCTATATATCTGTAAGGGTTATCCTGAGGCAGGTTGTTTAGGTTTTCTGTCAGGAGATAGTAGAGAAACTCTCCTTCTTTTGTTTTTGATAAGGCAAGCCATCCTGTAAGCTCATCTTTCGATATTTTTTTCAGATAGTACTGGGCTAATAGATTTTTGAGAGATATATCCTCATTTTTTTCTTTTATTAACTCCTGCATATCAAGGTATCTGTCGTACCTCTGTGTAAAGTAAAAATATTCGGCATTAAAAAGAGCATCTTCACTGTAGAGGAGCTTTACAGGTTTATCCAATGTTTTCTGGTTTAAAAAACCTTTTGATATGTATGGGTATCTGAAAAGTTTTTTCAGGAAATTTTTAGCTTCCTTTATAAATCTTTCGCTTAAAAATCCTCCATCCTGAGCCTGTCTAAAAAGCTCAAACAGATAGTATATGATGTCGTCTCCATTATAATATCTAACCAACAGAACTGGATTTATATTACGGATTCCCAGAAGCCAGAATATAGATTCAATCTTTTCGTAGGTATCTACATCGTTTCTTCTAAGACTTTCTTCAAATACATTTTTTTGGGTTTCGTAATCTCTTACAGTAACAATCCTGTTTTCTATACTGGCTTCTTCAAGTTTTGATACATACAGTAGATAATCAAACTCGTCTTTGTCTGATATTACTTTTTTAACGAAACTTTTTATTTTGACGAAATATTTAGAAAGTTCTGCTGTGTAGAAACTTCCTTTGAACTGCTGTTTTTCTCCTGTTATTCCTTCATACAGAGCAGCAAATATAGAAACAACAGAGAAGATAAGCATATTTTTGTCAATTGTCAGTTTCCCGTTTTTTTCTACAGTTATTTTTTCAAAAGGTACAGCTTCTTCATAAAGGGCTTTGTCTAACAGATTCAGTATAAGAAAGTTAAGCTGGGCTAATTTTAGTGATACACCTTCAATGATTGTTTCGTCTTCTGGAAAAAGGTCAAGAACGATCTGATGTTTTTTATAATCGTCAAGCTCTTCTATTTTTGTTAAAAGTTCAGGAAGAAGATTAAAGTCGACGATTATTCCATGTTTTTTTACAAGGGGATTTCCTTGATAAAAGAAGATTAAAGGTGCTGGGGAAGGGATGAGTTCACTTAGAGCGTCTGTAAAGAGCATAAATATTATTTTTTCCGGTGAATCTTCTTCAATTTCTAAATCTAATTTATCAAAAATATCTGCTACAGCCTTTCTTATTTCCCATTTGTTCAATTTTTTTTGTTTAAAGTGATGGTTAACAAATCTTGTAACTGTCTTTCTTTCTTCAAAGAATGTATTGCTGTCTGAAATAAGCTTTTCAACATCAGGAAATTTTAATGCTTCATTTTTTATAAATCTAATGCTTTCTCTGACTGTTTCTTCAATTTTTTCTAGATTTTTTGTATGTTTTTCTACTATTTCCATCTTTCACCTACTGGGACATCAGATATTTTATTCCTATAACAACGACTCTGTAAACAAAAAATAAAACAGTTGCAAAAAATCCGACATTTAGAGCTATCAGAAAAAGGGCAAAATTTGACCTTCTCTCTTCGGGAGGTTTTTTGCTGTTCCTCCATACGAGAAATACAAATGTGAGCATACCAAGGGTAAGAATAAGAAATAGCAGTATAAGTATATCTGTTGAATGCAGGTCTCCCACCTGTGCAAGAACAGATTCAGGTGGAGCCTCATGAAGCCTTATAGAACCGGCTTTATCCATTATAAAACCTCCTATTTAAGCCAGATATACTCTGACCTTTCAGGCCCTGTGGAGAGCATTACTACCGGTACACCTGTTTCTTCTTCTACCGTTTCTATAAACTCCCATACCTCTTTAGGAAGCTGTGATTTATCTTTCAGTCCAAAAGTGTTCTTATCCCAGCCTTTTAGCGTTTTATACACAGGTTTGCAGTTTTCAAGGATTTTAAGGGAAGCAGGAAAGTCTCTTATAAGCTCTCCTTCGTATTCATAAGCCACAGCGACTTTTATTTCATCAAAATGGTCTAAAACATCTAATTTTGTTATTATCAGACCATCCATACCGTTTATTCTTGCTGCAAATCTTAATGCAACAAGGTCTAACCAGCCGCATCTCCGTGGTCTTCCTGTTGTTGTTCCGTATTCGTGTCCTTCTTCTCTCAGTTTCTGTCCCACACCATCGTTGAGTTCAGTAGGGAAAGGTCCTGCTCCAACTCTTGTGACATAAGCTTTACTGACACCGTATACTTCAGCCTGTCCTATTAGTTTCGGAGAAACTCCTGTTCCGTTAGACAACCCAAGGGCAGATGCATTTGAAGATGTAACATAAGGGTATGTACCCATATCTATATCTAACATTGTCCCCTGGGCACCTTCAAATAAGACTCTTTCTCCTTTTTTAAGAGCTTTATCAAGCATGAGTGATGTGTCTGCTACAAGATTTTCTATATTTTCAAAGAGCCTTAATGTTTCGTCGTAAACCTTTTCTGTAGATAGCTCAAATTTTTCTCCGTATATCTTTTCTGCTATTTCTTTTGCTTCCTCCATAGCATTTTCAAGTCTGGATCTAAAATAAGGAGGATCAAAAAGGTCTGCAATCCTTATTCCTGTTCTGGCATATTTTGCCATATACGCAGGTCCAATTCCTTTGAGTGTTGTTCCTACTTTGTCTTTTCCTTTTTTCTTTTCTGATAGACCATCTAAAATTTTATGGTAAGGAAAAACTATGTGTGCTCTATCGCTAATAAACAACCTTCCTTCAAAATTACCTGCTACATCTTTTACCTTTTCCATTTCAGCTATAAGCTCTTCAAGAGCAATAACAACTCCGTTTGATATAATATTCTTCTTTCCTTCCCTCAAAATTCCCGAAGGTATAAGATGGAGGGCATATTTTTTATCTCCTACAATAACAGTATGTCCTGCGTTGCTTCCCCCCTGGTATCTTACAACATAATCATAATCAGGGGTAAGAAGATCTACAATTTTACCTTTACCTTCATCTCCCCACTGGGAGCCAAGGATAACAAGGCTTTTTCCCATTAATTTCCTCCTGTATCAGTATAAACAAACTCTTTTATATCTTTTCTTTTCCAATGACCTATAGAAGGCATACCTTCTATAAACTGTTTTTGTATATGGATCAGTTTATTTATTCCTAATTTTCCGTATTCAAGCATCTTGTCAAACTCTTCCTGTGTAAATGAGTACTCTTCACCTGTTGCCTGAACTTCTACAAAATTACCGCTTCCAGTCATCACAAGATTCATATCAACTTTTGCAGAAGAATCTTCTTTGAAATTCAGATCTAAAACAACATCTTTTCCTACGATTCCTGTAGACACAGCAGCTACGTAATCTTTTAGAGGGTTTTGTTTTACCGTACCGTTTTCTGTTATTTTTATCATCGCATCTGCAACAGCTATAAACGCTCCTGTTATTGAGGCGACTCTTGTTCCCCCATCAGCCTGTATTACATCACAATCAACCCATAAAGTCCTTTCGCCTAATTTCTTTAAATCAACGACACCTCTGAGAGATCTCCCGATTAATCTCTGTATCTCTTGCGTTCTGCCAGAAGGAGCACCTCTTACAACTTCCCTTATATTTCTGCTTTCTGTAGATCGTGGAAGCATAGCATACTCTGCGGTTATCCATCCTTGACCGCTTCCTCTAAGAAATGGAGGGACTTTATCCTCAATAGATGCAGTAATGATAACCTTTGTATTTCCCATTTCTATTAAGACAGAGCCTTCAGCATAAATATTAAAATCTCTTATTATTTTCACAGGTCTTAGCTGTGTTGGGCTTCTTCCATCGGGACGCAAAATAATCCTCCGCAATTTTTTTACAAACACAAAATTTTACCATAACAATTATCTGGATTTTTAAAATTGAAAAAATTGGAGAAAGCAACAAATTAAA comes from the Persephonella hydrogeniphila genome and includes:
- a CDS encoding NAD(P)H-hydrate dehydratase, with product MKILKAREMAFCDENSIKLTGIPSLVLMENAGRTAAQIILEKLDFQSAVVVAGSGNNGGDGLVIARYLLLANKDVKVYILSDSTKKLSEDNRKNLEIFETFGGEIKLLGKEDKLIKLRHDIKDADLVIDAIFGTGFKTPVKGYREKAIELINSFAKKVIAVDIPSGLSTDTGKIEGTHIKADLTVTFAYPKLAHILYPACEYCGEVYVVDISIDRQYTKAVKRYLLEPSEIVLPERRKNSHKYTYGHLLVIGGSVGKTGAPIMASKSATAAGSGLVTAVVPEELDPIFENSLVEEMTIPVDSEDGLFGKKAPKQIKNIIKNGKFTSISIGMGMSVNEYTTGIITEVLKAKIPVVIDADGLNNLSVIDNYKNILKKRKYPTVLTPHIGEMARLTGLNTGEIINNMEDVAKEFSEETGVFTVLKGSRTVIATPEGKIYYSIRGNEGMATAGTGDVLSGILGTLIYRIGVEEGIKTGVYLHGLAGDLAAQQTDTESLKATDLIYSIPKAYQLLKNFEPKYYFCYPVDLLSDYLEKK
- a CDS encoding zinc ribbon domain-containing protein, with translation QESKNKESKLSSLIDQMLSLLPHGKVSKQIEYKAEEYGIKVILVDESYTSGVDSLKNQTVSKKNYTPEARKFRGLFKSVKGFVNADVNGARNILKKFKKSFHDYITGLKRTVRIRVFGKLKQISDLSDQKGASSPKSIQVYGQIGVARCGDHLSGIRLSQDSNICQRQSGEPKANSLPEKPLTNFQFERPLGSNLVGA
- a CDS encoding adenylosuccinate synthase — protein: MGKSLVILGSQWGDEGKGKIVDLLTPDYDYVVRYQGGSNAGHTVIVGDKKYALHLIPSGILREGKKNIISNGVVIALEELIAEMEKVKDVAGNFEGRLFISDRAHIVFPYHKILDGLSEKKKGKDKVGTTLKGIGPAYMAKYARTGIRIADLFDPPYFRSRLENAMEEAKEIAEKIYGEKFELSTEKVYDETLRLFENIENLVADTSLMLDKALKKGERVLFEGAQGTMLDIDMGTYPYVTSSNASALGLSNGTGVSPKLIGQAEVYGVSKAYVTRVGAGPFPTELNDGVGQKLREEGHEYGTTTGRPRRCGWLDLVALRFAARINGMDGLIITKLDVLDHFDEIKVAVAYEYEGELIRDFPASLKILENCKPVYKTLKGWDKNTFGLKDKSQLPKEVWEFIETVEEETGVPVVMLSTGPERSEYIWLK
- the rph gene encoding ribonuclease PH; translation: MRPDGRSPTQLRPVKIIRDFNIYAEGSVLIEMGNTKVIITASIEDKVPPFLRGSGQGWITAEYAMLPRSTESRNIREVVRGAPSGRTQEIQRLIGRSLRGVVDLKKLGERTLWVDCDVIQADGGTRVASITGAFIAVADAMIKITENGTVKQNPLKDYVAAVSTGIVGKDVVLDLNFKEDSSAKVDMNLVMTGSGNFVEVQATGEEYSFTQEEFDKMLEYGKLGINKLIHIQKQFIEGMPSIGHWKRKDIKEFVYTDTGGN
- a CDS encoding HEPN domain-containing protein, with protein sequence MSELLDKAREELEQVEELLEVDFCDDGLVFYHLQNAVTLMLKAIASEYKLNTEGIESIADLIDLIKEKTTIKFPEWISRILEIEEISISDGCGASICYDIDMYGDILDAVYQLKDFVETQVSE